In Phragmites australis chromosome 17, lpPhrAust1.1, whole genome shotgun sequence, the following are encoded in one genomic region:
- the LOC133896892 gene encoding uncharacterized protein LOC133896892 — protein MENPLYNQLDVPLSLSASVPDGVISDDCPTPGVECSPVEVEIRDMNDCQRSHRQRVTLGERQTLLARRNAALAARRCTGAYVASEENPTTETQDTSCVDPPTQSGVANNGDDEAIFEEDTNKEDYMFTGQDGDNDDVEFDEADYSTVTASSVSDPYDHVYSNIPQSTHVLKPQPNCEFCDAKKFECEPKGFCCRDGKISLSNPDTPPELMRLWSSADLDAKHFRDSIRFFNGHFSFTSLYCRLDSETTNMATSGIYTFRAHGQMYHNIHSFGGNGLDPQHLEMYFYDDDPSLEHRYRRCREKQYRQDQEVIARLVGILRDNPYSQHFRSMGQVEDLEDYRVTLNLDNRLDQRMYNVPLTSEVAVVWVEGSEQRKNFDCSVILHGNNNETYGVRPYHACYDPLLYPLFFPRGEIGWHPDIPKVGVSMDAARAARGNNNEDPDSNSRLCVSVRDYYCYKFQMRLGIFNPILFGKRLFQQFAVDTYIKIESSRLDYIWNHQKEIRADLYQGLVDSFNAGESRANAVDKRTVLATSFIGGPRDMRRRCMDAMALVRKYGKPDVFLTMTCNPNWEEITRGLEHGQITQDCPDLVVRVFRAKLEELKKQLFEKYMLGKVQAYVYVVEFQKRGLPHAHFLLIMQGKYKLVCPEQYNCIISAELPDKHKYLELYKMVVKHMMHGPCGVLNSQCPCTKDHGSCKNHYPRPFNVATMQGKDSYPVYRRRDDGRHAMVRKFQLDNRWVVPYNPYLLRLFNSHINVEVYSSIKVVKYLFKYIYKGHDLASVSVNKADNNDIDEIKQYREARWVTPPEALWRIYGFDLSKNSPPVMQLQLHLPNMHMVSYRGGQDIQEVLDRDDAKKSMLTEYFKANRVHEQARGILYRDFPEWFTWQTGKNRKFWQTRKRGGQVGRIVTAHPTEGERYYLRVLLNHVTSATSYEDLRTVDGEILPSFRDAAERRGLIEADNTLDECLMEAEHLEAMSDDYRHTDQCTHTVEQKVLIDVRNMLQSMGKDIRSFPLPDIDEALDMANGVPREIFEESMISVDHEHIALSDSLNVEQRVTYDEILAAVDSGEGGMFFVDGPGGTWKTFLYKALLAMVRGQGKIAVATATSGVAASIMP, from the exons ATGGAGAACCCTTTGTATAACCAATTAGATGTGCCTCTTTCACTTAGTGCATCTGTTCCTGATGGTGTAATCTCTGACGACTGTCCCACACCTGGTGTTGAATGTTCCCCTGTAGAGGTGGAGATCCGAGATATGAATGATTGTCAAAGATCACATAGACAACGGGTAACACTAGGAGAAAGGCAAACCTTACTTGCCCGTCGTAATGCAGCCTTAGCAGCTAGACGATGCACGGGAGCTTATGTTGCATCCGAAGAAAATCCTACAACAGAAACACAGGACACCAGCTGTGTGGACCCTCCAACACAATCAGGCGTTGCAAACAATG GTGATGATGAAGCCATATTCGAAGAGGACACGAACAAGGAGGACTACATGTTCACTGGTCAAG ATGGGGACAATGATGATGTCGAATTTGATGAAGCTGACTATTCCACTGTCACGGCCTCGAGCGTCTCCGATCCGTATGACCACGTGTATAGCAACATACCCCAAAGCACGCACGTGCTTAAGCCCCAACCGAACTGTGAATTCTGTGACGCGAAGAAGTTCGAGTGTGAGCCTAAGGGGTTCTGTTGCCGTGACGGAAAGATTAGTCTGTCCAATCCAGATACGCCACCCGAACTTATGAGGCTATGGTCAAGCGCGGATTTGGACGCCAAGCATTTTCGGGACAGTATTAGGTTCTTCAATGGTCATTTCTCATTCACTTCTCTTTACTGTCGCCTTGACAGCGAGACCACTAACATGGCAACTAGTGGTATCTACACGTTTCGAGCCCACGGCCAAATGTACCACAACATACATTCATTTGGAGGTAATGGCTTGGACCCCCAGCATCTAGAGATGTACTTCTATGATGATGACCCAAGTCTAGAGCACCGGTATCGGCGATGTCGCGAGAAGCAATACCGGCAAGACCAAGAAGTCATCGCGAGGCTGGTTGGCATACTTCGTGACAACCCATACTCTCAGCATTTCAGGAGTATGGGACAGGTCGAAGACCTTGAGGATTACCGTGTGACACTAAATCTTGATAATAGGCTTGACCAGAGGATGTACAATGTACCACTCACTTCAGAGGTGGCAGTCGTGTGGGTCGAGGGCAGCGAGCAACGGAAAAACTTCGACTGTAGCGTTATCCTGCATGGGAACAACAATGAGACGTATGGCGTCCGACCGTATCATGCGTGTTATGACCCCCTGTtataccctctcttcttcccgagAGGCGAAATTGGCTGGCATCCCGATATCCCAAAGGTTGGTGTATCTATGGATGCGGCTCGGGCGGCTCGTGGTAACAATAATGAGGACCCAG ATTCAAATAGCAGGTTGTGCGTCTCTGTGAGGGACTACTATTGCTACAAATTCCAGATGAGGCTAGGGATATTCAACCCAATACTGTTCGGCAAACGTCTTTTTCAGCAGTTCGCTGTCGATACTTACATCAAGATCGAGAGTTCGCGGCTAGACTACATATGGAATCATCAGAAGGAGATAAGGGCGGATCTCTATCAAGGCTTGGTGGATAGCTTTAATGCTGGAGAGAGCAGAGCGAACGCGGTCGACAAACGGACCGTGCTGGCTACATCGTTTATCGGAGGACCTCGAGATATGAGGCGTCGATGCATGGATGCTATGGCATTGGTGCGGAAGTACGGGAAGCCGGACGTCTTCCTCACGATGACCTGCAACCCTAACTGGGAAGAGATCACACGTGGGCTCGAGCATGGCCAAATAACCCAGGATTGCCCGGATCTCGTCGTGCGTGTTTTCAGGGCGAAGCTCGAGGAACTAAAGAAACAGTTGTTTGAGAAGTACATGCTCGGCAAGGTCCAGGCCTATGTCTATGTTGTGGAGTTCCAGAAGAGGGGATTGCCGCACGCCCACTTCCTGCTGATCatgcagggcaagtacaagctCGTGTGTCCGGAGCAGTATAATTGTATCATCTCTGCCGAGCTCCCGGATAAGCACAAGTACCTAGAGCTATACAAGATGGTCGTCAAGCACATGATGCATGGCCCTTGTGGTGTGTTGAACTCCCAGTGCCCGTGTACAAAGGATCATGGGTCATGCAAGAACCATTATCCGCGTCCTTTCAATGTGGCTACCATGCAAGGCAAGGATTCCTACCCGGTGTACAGGAGACGCGATGACGGTCGCCATGCAATGGTTCGAAAATTCCAGCTAGACAATAGGTGGGTCGTCCCTTACAATCCTTACCTCTTGCGGCTGTTCAATAGCCACATCAATGTTGAGGTCTACTCGAGCATAAAGGTTGTCAAGTACCTTTTCAAGTACATATACAAGGGCCACGACCTGGCGTCCGTATCTGTGAACAAGgccgacaacaatgacatcgaCGAGATTAAGCAGTACAGGGAGGCGAGGTGGGTTACCCCACCGGAAGCCTTGTGGAGGATATACGGCTTTGACCTGAGCAAGAACTCTCCACCTGTGATGCAACTACAACTTCATCTCCCAAACATGCACATGGTTTCGTACCGAGGGGGCCAGGACATACAGGAGGTGCTCGACCGTGATGATGCCAAGAAGTCAATGCTGACAGAGTACTTCAAGGCAAACAGAGTACACGAGCAAGCAAGAGGCATCCTCTACCGTGACTTCCCCGAGTGGTTTACTTGGCAAACAGggaaaaatagaaagttttGGCAAACGAGGAAACGTGGCGGACAAGTCGGTAGAATTGTGACGGCCCATCCGACCGAGGGGGAACGCTACTACCTCCGGGTTCTACTGAACCACGTGACAAGCGCCACATCCTATGAGGACTTGAGGACAGTTGATGGCGAGATACTACCGTCCTTCCGTGATGCCGCGGAGAGAAGGGGACTGATTGAGGCAGACAATACGCTGGACGAGTGCCTCATGGAGGCCGA ACACCTTGAGGCAATGTCGGATGACTACCGCCACACCGATCAATGCACACACACGGTCGAGCAGAAGGTTTTGATAGATGTTAGGAACATGCTGCAGTCGATGGGGAAGGATATAAGATCGTTCCCTCTTCCTGATATCGATGAGGCACTTGACATGGCAAACGGTGTGCCGAGGGAGATATTTGAGGAGTCTATGATCAGTGTGGACCATGAGCACATAGCCTTATCTGACTCCCTCAACGTCGAGCAGAGGGTCACCTATGACGAGATTCTAGCCGCGGTTGATAGCGGCGAAGGAGGCATGTTCTTCGTTGATGGCCCTGGAGGCACATGGAAAACTTTTCTTTACAAGGCACTGCTTGCGATGGTCCGCGGCCAGGGGAAGATTGCCGTGGCGACAGCTACGTCTGGTGTTGCTGCTTCTATAATGCCCTGA
- the LOC133896893 gene encoding uncharacterized protein LOC133896893, with protein sequence MGRSNVTFGGKTVVFGGDFRQVLPVVRKGSRSQIVDSTLRRSYLWERMQHLRLMRNMRSQSDPWFAEYLLRISNGTEEGDGDGNIRLPDDICVPYTVKDADLDKLIDSVFLMLDANLADPNYITSRTILSTRNECVDTINMKMISRFRGDEMVYHSFDCAEDDPHNYYPSEFLNSLTPNGLPPHVLKLKVNCSVILLRNIDPTNGLCNETRLVVRGFQRNAIDAEIVLGQHAGKRIFLPRIPLCPSDDEMFPFRFKRKQFPIKLRHDN encoded by the coding sequence ATGGGTCGGTCAAATGTCACGTTTGGCGGGAAGACGGTTGTGTTTGGTGGTGACTTTAGACAGGTCCTTCCTGTTGTTCGAAAGGGGTCAAGATCTCAGATAGTTGATTCGACGCTACGCAGGTCCTACCTGTGGGAGCGCATGCAACACCTAAGGCTCATGCGTAACATGAGGTCTCAGAGCGACCCATGGTTTGCGGAATACCTACTGCGCATCAGTAATGGCACTGAGGAGGGTGATGGTGATGGCAATATACGACTTCCTGATGATATATGTGTGCCGTATACAGTAAAGGACGCAGACCTTGATAAACTTATAGATAGCGTGTTTTTGATGCTCGACGCTAACCTAGCTGACCCGAACTACATCACGTCGAGAACCATCCTGTCCACACGAAACGAGTGCGTGGATACGATTAACATGAAGATGATTAGTCGTTTCCGGGGGGACGAGATGGTGTACCATAGCTTTGATTGTGCTGAAGATGACCCCCACAACTACTACCCCTCGGAATTCCTTAACTCCCTGACCCCAAACGGGCTGCCTCCGCATGTGCTGAAGCTCAAGGTTAACTGTTCTGTCATACTGCTCAGAAATATTGACCCCACCAATGGACTTTGCAACGAGACAAGGCTTGTGGTCCGGGGATTCCAAAGAAATGCTATTGACGCAGAGATCGTGCTCGGGCAGCATGCTGGGAAGAGGATTTTCCTGCCTCGTATCCCCCTATGTCCCTCTGATGATGAGATGTTTCCTTTCCGGTTCAAGCGGAAGCAATTTCCTATCAAGCTTCGCCATGACAATTAA